A genome region from Schlesneria paludicola DSM 18645 includes the following:
- a CDS encoding transposase: protein MPRPPRADEAGGLYHALNRGNGRQEIFHKSEDFAAFERVLAEGLTSYDVTLFCFQLMPNHWHLVLRPNADGELSRFMRWITATHTMRYRAHDRTSGEGHVYQGRFKSFPIQDDAHFL from the coding sequence ATGCCACGGCCACCCCGCGCCGATGAAGCTGGCGGACTGTACCATGCCTTGAACCGAGGCAATGGACGGCAGGAGATTTTCCATAAATCCGAGGACTTTGCCGCATTTGAGCGAGTTCTTGCGGAAGGGTTAACTTCTTATGATGTCACGCTCTTTTGCTTCCAACTCATGCCCAATCATTGGCATCTTGTCCTGCGTCCGAACGCTGATGGTGAGCTAAGTCGGTTCATGCGCTGGATCACCGCGACGCACACGATGCGTTACCGGGCTCATGACCGCACCTCGGGCGAAGGGCATGTTTACCAGGGACGATTTAAAAGCTTTCCAATTCAGGATGATGCGCATTTTCTGA
- a CDS encoding DUF1573 domain-containing protein: MRAFNVTRCGLVICLIVLTDLNTTLFAVEIEQALAVVSRHEAEIQSVQFHCDFKTGEFESIDDLSKFRVEFEDRNSSLTKFDFDGRRFFCHSSRVSYAIFPGNTPDKAKGFQSSLDEYANDGKVFQHWYRHVLTESGAPPAIPDLETKLHQGNRQGFIATAADEDRMMQGIGYLKMQGLATGMIWAAPFIWPEFEIPQKLSEFIRDKTDPDDTVSVNALDDGLWEIIVVCDNEKRAVPYKWTLTYDPIRGRPMTVFWECYPKWRPRRKAFYEYDSPDAKFPSRVVLVTLPLGKGGIDGEWRYRDVEINPKLSDADFKLSFPKGTEVTDHTRQRTYIAGESAVDDDKAVRAFMESQGLNASPKTELVETKKSGFLLLLGINGVLVFALLIFLWRRSKRSVAGLLLVLGICSEASAAGPLQDQKSNMSIGHESQYTTQCGMLSTLFILRHFDLNYSLNALDASFHPDDRGIPMSEIVSVLEAYGLECHPRKGVTVRDVTRMVDRGYLALIPVTLKNGRGHYLVGVKHAKTNELLAVDVPTLVAGLDQAITDAKLKETNGVVAFVSQNPRRPQRKIDVRFDQSVIDLGEIHPSDTAIRTVDAELVNHSASPVIVDEILTSCGCTTPNWTCGLIGANEKKTISFKVSVLGWTSGKQTKTVKAKLTGGDNTNLFITGTGVDAQQVHGIFVSPKKIEVDATSLFLPANQEPEAPQFKFVVTGDADSVAALRSKTGTDWLESKVNVLPNDAAFQDSLAEVVVSVLRNEASRSALQKGRTTCQLSLFKELLPNDEPIKVAVVVTRKPMAKLKSSIQEPITSGESASVEIASAVPSIGHKMALKSIKSSPEGLLFSHSQLEDGSIRIQIDSTTKDAAQTYLVTCEVEQNDPNVIDVIGFPVQVRSPR, translated from the coding sequence ATGAGAGCATTCAATGTGACTCGTTGTGGTCTTGTTATTTGCCTGATTGTGCTGACGGATTTAAACACGACATTATTTGCAGTTGAAATCGAGCAGGCTCTGGCGGTCGTTTCGCGCCACGAGGCCGAAATCCAGTCGGTTCAATTTCATTGCGATTTCAAGACCGGCGAATTCGAATCAATTGATGATTTGTCAAAATTTCGCGTCGAATTCGAGGACCGGAATTCCTCTTTGACGAAATTTGATTTTGATGGCAGACGTTTCTTTTGTCATTCGTCGCGAGTTTCGTACGCGATATTTCCTGGTAACACTCCAGATAAGGCGAAAGGATTCCAGAGTTCGCTTGATGAATATGCGAATGATGGAAAGGTTTTCCAGCATTGGTATCGTCACGTCTTGACGGAGTCGGGGGCACCACCTGCGATTCCTGACTTAGAGACAAAGCTTCATCAGGGAAACCGACAAGGGTTTATCGCAACTGCGGCCGATGAAGATCGAATGATGCAAGGGATCGGCTATCTCAAGATGCAGGGATTGGCCACAGGGATGATCTGGGCGGCCCCATTCATATGGCCCGAATTCGAAATACCTCAAAAGTTGTCGGAGTTTATCCGCGACAAGACGGACCCCGACGACACCGTGTCGGTGAATGCTCTGGATGATGGGCTTTGGGAGATCATTGTCGTTTGCGACAACGAAAAGCGAGCGGTTCCCTATAAGTGGACGCTGACATACGACCCGATTCGTGGCAGGCCGATGACGGTCTTTTGGGAATGTTATCCTAAATGGCGCCCACGACGAAAAGCGTTCTATGAATATGATTCACCCGATGCCAAGTTTCCGTCCCGAGTGGTTTTGGTGACGCTTCCCCTTGGCAAAGGTGGCATCGACGGTGAGTGGCGATATCGGGATGTCGAGATCAATCCAAAATTATCGGATGCGGATTTCAAGTTGTCGTTTCCCAAAGGGACGGAAGTCACCGATCATACTCGACAAAGAACTTATATCGCGGGCGAAAGTGCCGTCGACGATGACAAGGCTGTCCGTGCATTTATGGAGAGTCAGGGCCTGAACGCATCTCCGAAGACCGAACTTGTGGAAACAAAAAAATCAGGATTTCTACTCCTGTTGGGCATTAACGGCGTTCTCGTTTTCGCGCTGTTGATTTTCCTGTGGCGACGCTCGAAACGCAGTGTGGCGGGTCTGCTTTTGGTGCTGGGGATCTGTTCAGAGGCATCGGCCGCGGGACCGCTTCAGGATCAGAAAAGTAACATGTCAATCGGGCATGAGTCTCAATACACCACCCAGTGCGGAATGCTCTCGACGCTCTTCATTCTCCGACATTTTGATCTGAATTATTCGCTGAATGCTCTGGATGCATCGTTTCATCCCGACGACCGCGGGATTCCAATGTCTGAAATCGTTTCCGTCCTCGAGGCATATGGCCTTGAATGCCATCCGAGAAAGGGTGTTACCGTTCGTGACGTGACAAGAATGGTCGATCGTGGCTATCTGGCGCTGATACCCGTCACTCTTAAGAATGGAAGGGGACACTATCTTGTCGGGGTCAAGCATGCGAAGACGAACGAGTTACTCGCTGTCGACGTTCCAACTTTAGTTGCGGGGCTTGATCAGGCAATTACCGATGCAAAACTGAAAGAAACCAACGGTGTGGTCGCGTTCGTCTCTCAAAATCCGCGGCGACCTCAACGAAAAATCGATGTCCGGTTTGATCAGAGTGTGATCGACCTGGGTGAAATCCATCCCAGCGATACTGCGATCCGTACGGTCGATGCCGAACTCGTGAACCATTCCGCGTCGCCGGTGATCGTCGACGAAATTCTGACGTCGTGTGGCTGCACAACACCCAATTGGACGTGCGGGTTGATTGGCGCCAATGAGAAAAAGACGATTTCTTTTAAGGTCTCTGTTCTTGGTTGGACGTCTGGAAAACAGACAAAGACTGTGAAAGCGAAATTGACTGGCGGCGACAATACAAATCTATTTATTACGGGTACGGGTGTTGATGCCCAGCAAGTTCATGGGATCTTTGTTTCGCCCAAGAAAATTGAAGTTGACGCAACTTCCTTATTTTTGCCAGCCAACCAAGAGCCCGAAGCTCCTCAATTCAAATTCGTCGTCACTGGCGATGCTGATTCCGTGGCAGCGCTTCGATCGAAGACCGGTACGGATTGGTTGGAATCCAAGGTGAACGTGCTACCGAATGATGCCGCCTTCCAGGACTCGTTGGCGGAAGTTGTCGTTTCCGTATTGAGGAATGAAGCATCACGGTCTGCGCTACAGAAAGGGCGAACGACCTGTCAATTGTCATTGTTTAAGGAGTTGCTCCCGAATGACGAACCGATCAAGGTTGCTGTTGTTGTCACTCGGAAGCCGATGGCAAAACTGAAATCGTCGATACAGGAACCGATAACGTCAGGCGAATCGGCCAGCGTGGAAATTGCGAGCGCAGTTCCTTCTATCGGTCACAAAATGGCTTTAAAAAGTATCAAGTCGAGCCCCGAAGGGCTTCTGTTTAGCCATTCTCAATTGGAGGATGGTTCAATTCGCATTCAAATCGACAGCACAACGAAGGACGCCGCTCAAACATATCTGGTGACCTGCGAGGTCGAACAGAACGATCCCAACGTGATCGACGTGATTGGCTTTCCGGTACAAGTGCGTTCGCCCCGTTGA
- a CDS encoding ArnT family glycosyltransferase, with amino-acid sequence MKQTDFTPMNDVRSGEEADRSSAATPPAKHNVSAFILPILLGVHAACLMWIAVVNSPGVDEPAHLVAGLSHWQFSRFDLYRVNPPLVRMIASAPILLTSAKQDWSHWSKLAPQSRDEFPVGKDFVTCNGPAAFWYLTVARWTCIPLCLLGMYLAYQWSTELYGVTAGILSATFYCGCPNMIAWGACITPDAGCASLGLLSAYAYRKWMRDPSWLNAVYAGLALGLAELSKMSWIILFAIWPTLWALHRVFHNSRNEPAPQPGRTTKELHQIALGSGISQTAFSKPLPAIQLVLILAMGLYVLNLGYGFRGTWTPLGKFQFVSQSLSGENHPDEGANRFSNTWAGVIPVPFPEDYVRGFDIQKYEFEQRRPSYLFGVLRDQGWWYYYACAFVLKTPVATIAIFLWSSMAMLLWKQFRSGWENELLLLLPPISLFALVSSQTGINEYLRYAIPVLPFVFIHTSRVATSIGRHRRTRIRIVAAACLFAATESAMVFPHQISFFNIAAGGPTGGSRYLLGANIDWCQDLFFLRRWLDSHPSSTPLHLAYVGDGDVDPKLAGIDAIPAPGFLTPDDSPTVRNADLSGPCPGWFAISIGQVKGYVDTRFSKPRFTYFQRLQPVASAGYSILIYHLTPEQAETLRRDLGFPPSRTE; translated from the coding sequence ATGAAGCAGACCGACTTCACGCCAATGAACGACGTCAGATCCGGCGAAGAAGCGGACAGAAGCTCTGCTGCGACCCCACCTGCCAAGCACAACGTTTCGGCGTTCATTCTGCCGATTTTGCTGGGAGTTCACGCAGCTTGCCTGATGTGGATCGCTGTCGTTAACAGCCCAGGAGTTGATGAACCGGCACACCTTGTGGCCGGTCTTAGCCACTGGCAATTCAGCCGCTTTGACCTCTACCGCGTGAACCCGCCTTTGGTTCGAATGATTGCCTCAGCACCAATATTGCTCACGTCCGCAAAACAAGATTGGTCGCATTGGAGCAAACTAGCCCCGCAGTCAAGAGACGAGTTCCCAGTAGGAAAGGATTTCGTGACGTGCAATGGGCCGGCCGCATTTTGGTATCTGACAGTCGCCCGCTGGACCTGCATTCCGCTGTGCCTGCTTGGAATGTACCTCGCGTATCAATGGTCGACGGAACTCTACGGAGTAACTGCCGGAATCCTGTCGGCGACGTTTTACTGCGGCTGCCCCAACATGATTGCCTGGGGCGCCTGTATCACCCCTGACGCGGGCTGCGCTTCACTTGGCCTCCTGTCGGCATACGCCTATCGGAAATGGATGCGCGATCCAAGCTGGCTGAACGCTGTGTATGCGGGACTGGCACTGGGCCTGGCCGAGTTGTCGAAAATGTCTTGGATTATTCTGTTTGCCATATGGCCAACACTCTGGGCACTCCACAGAGTGTTTCACAATTCAAGAAATGAACCAGCGCCTCAGCCGGGCCGTACGACAAAAGAATTGCACCAAATTGCCTTGGGCTCCGGCATCAGCCAAACCGCCTTCTCGAAGCCATTACCCGCAATACAGCTTGTCCTGATCCTTGCGATGGGACTCTATGTCCTCAATCTGGGCTACGGATTTCGCGGCACCTGGACGCCATTGGGGAAATTTCAGTTTGTCAGCCAAAGCTTAAGCGGAGAGAACCATCCGGATGAAGGCGCCAATCGATTCTCGAATACCTGGGCCGGGGTCATCCCAGTACCGTTTCCGGAAGACTATGTACGAGGATTTGACATTCAGAAATATGAATTTGAGCAACGTAGACCTTCGTATCTGTTCGGCGTCCTGCGAGATCAAGGGTGGTGGTACTACTATGCCTGTGCATTTGTCCTGAAGACTCCGGTTGCGACAATCGCCATTTTTCTTTGGTCTTCGATGGCGATGTTACTATGGAAGCAATTCCGATCCGGATGGGAAAACGAATTGTTACTACTCTTGCCGCCAATCTCACTATTCGCACTCGTGAGCTCTCAAACCGGAATCAATGAGTATCTTCGCTATGCAATTCCGGTGCTTCCATTCGTTTTCATCCACACGAGCCGTGTGGCAACCTCAATTGGCCGCCATCGCAGAACTCGAATTCGGATTGTAGCGGCGGCGTGCCTTTTCGCCGCCACGGAAAGCGCAATGGTGTTTCCGCATCAGATTTCATTTTTCAACATCGCGGCGGGAGGCCCCACCGGGGGCTCACGATACCTTTTGGGCGCCAATATCGATTGGTGCCAGGATTTGTTTTTTCTGAGAAGGTGGCTCGACAGCCATCCGAGCTCCACACCTCTTCACCTCGCCTATGTCGGCGATGGCGACGTTGATCCAAAACTCGCGGGGATTGATGCGATCCCTGCCCCAGGCTTCCTGACACCCGATGATTCGCCGACTGTGAGAAATGCCGACTTATCGGGCCCGTGTCCGGGCTGGTTCGCCATCAGCATTGGCCAGGTCAAAGGATACGTTGACACACGATTTTCAAAACCACGGTTTACCTATTTCCAACGCCTTCAGCCAGTGGCATCGGCGGGCTATTCGATCTTAATTTATCACCTGACGCCCGAGCAGGCCGAGACATTGAGACGGGATCTTGGCTTCCCGCCAAGTCGGACGGAATGA
- a CDS encoding transposase — protein MPRSPRADEAGGLYHALNRGNGRQEIFHKSEDFAAFERVLAEGLASYDVTLFCFQLMPNHWHLVLRPNADGELSRFMRWITATHTMRYRAHYRTSGEGHVYQGRFKSFPIQDDAHFLTVCRYVERNAVRAGLVKQAEDWRWGSLWRWMQPADPDPALLSPWPIPRSPNWVHRVNEPLTEQQLSAIRKSAQKGSPHGSLEWIEQTAVRLGLASTLRNRGRQRIHFPEIDDQNTNIES, from the coding sequence ATGCCACGATCACCCCGCGCCGATGAAGCTGGCGGACTGTACCATGCCTTGAACCGAGGCAATGGACGGCAGGAGATTTTCCATAAATCCGAGGACTTTGCCGCATTTGAGCGAGTTCTTGCGGAAGGGTTAGCTTCTTATGATGTCACGCTCTTTTGCTTCCAACTCATGCCCAATCATTGGCATCTTGTCCTGCGTCCGAACGCTGATGGTGAGCTAAGTCGGTTCATGCGCTGGATCACCGCGACGCACACGATGCGTTACCGGGCTCATTACCGCACCTCGGGCGAAGGGCATGTTTACCAGGGACGATTTAAAAGCTTTCCAATTCAGGATGATGCGCATTTTCTGACGGTTTGCCGTTACGTCGAGCGGAATGCTGTTCGAGCTGGGCTAGTCAAGCAGGCGGAGGACTGGAGATGGGGTTCACTTTGGCGATGGATGCAACCGGCTGACCCCGATCCGGCATTGTTGTCGCCGTGGCCAATCCCTCGGTCACCCAATTGGGTCCATCGGGTCAACGAGCCTTTGACGGAGCAGCAACTTTCTGCCATCCGCAAATCCGCTCAGAAAGGCAGCCCACACGGATCGCTCGAATGGATCGAACAGACCGCCGTACGGCTGGGTTTGGCCTCGACTCTCAGAAATCGAGGTCGGCAAAGAATCCACTTTCCAGAAATCGACGACCAAAACACCAACATTGAGTCCTGA